Proteins from a single region of Polyangiaceae bacterium:
- a CDS encoding serine/threonine-protein kinase, which translates to MGTSPPKLDRGAALRVVPVVSVNSVIDGKYRVEASLGQGGMGMVVVARHVQLGHRVAIKLLRAGLLDESSARRIVREAKALAALASEHVTRVIDVGELDSGEPFIVMELLDGTDLARLLKESGPLSFRDAATYVVQACDAIAEAHERGIVHRDLKLSNLFLTRRRDGSPLVKLLDFGISKPPPGTGDESLTTTQSGLGTPQYMAPEQFLDARDVDARTDIWALGVVLFHLLTGERLFGKEAAPALQIAMGEAAPPRLRDKLPEAPAELESLILDCLATSRADRVQSVAAFVQRLIPFADEDTQRRYAHLQKGVAGVHSVETNPAKAAVSTSLAETLTTWADTDRARPRRRRVLLVALLVGAMTAATAAIFVLRARHVSAELQPTVAQAALADGDPTPASSSDPSTAAVPAEATSALAASSSVAAVSAPLAMPAAPKVSRPGPTRAGTPTREAKPAPTTTDDPYAQRR; encoded by the coding sequence ATGGGAACTTCGCCGCCCAAATTGGATCGCGGCGCAGCGTTGCGCGTCGTTCCCGTTGTCAGCGTCAACAGTGTCATCGACGGCAAGTATCGCGTCGAGGCGAGTTTGGGGCAGGGCGGCATGGGCATGGTCGTGGTCGCCCGGCACGTCCAGCTCGGGCATCGAGTGGCGATCAAGCTGTTGCGAGCTGGGCTCTTGGACGAGTCTTCTGCGCGGCGCATCGTGAGAGAGGCCAAGGCCCTGGCGGCCCTGGCGAGCGAGCACGTCACGCGCGTCATCGACGTCGGGGAGCTCGACTCCGGTGAACCCTTCATCGTGATGGAGCTCCTGGATGGGACTGATCTGGCCCGACTACTGAAAGAGTCGGGACCGCTATCGTTCCGCGACGCTGCAACGTATGTGGTGCAGGCGTGCGATGCCATCGCCGAAGCGCACGAGCGCGGCATCGTCCATCGCGATCTCAAGCTCAGCAACCTGTTCTTGACTCGTCGGCGGGACGGTTCGCCGTTGGTGAAGCTTCTCGACTTTGGCATCAGCAAACCTCCCCCTGGAACGGGCGACGAGTCCTTGACGACCACGCAGTCTGGGTTGGGCACGCCGCAGTACATGGCCCCCGAGCAGTTCCTCGACGCGCGAGATGTCGACGCACGTACGGACATCTGGGCGCTCGGCGTGGTGTTGTTTCACCTCTTGACTGGGGAGCGCTTGTTCGGGAAGGAAGCTGCCCCCGCGCTGCAGATCGCCATGGGAGAAGCGGCGCCGCCACGGCTTCGAGACAAGCTGCCTGAAGCTCCGGCCGAACTCGAGTCACTCATCCTGGACTGTCTGGCCACTTCCCGTGCGGATCGTGTCCAGAGCGTTGCCGCATTCGTGCAACGTCTGATCCCCTTTGCCGACGAGGACACCCAGCGCAGATACGCCCACTTGCAGAAGGGCGTTGCCGGCGTCCACTCCGTCGAGACGAACCCCGCCAAGGCCGCGGTGAGCACGAGTCTGGCGGAGACTCTGACGACCTGGGCGGATACCGACCGGGCTAGACCGCGCCGAAGACGAGTTCTACTGGTCGCGCTGTTGGTGGGCGCCATGACGGCTGCAACTGCAGCGATCTTCGTCTTGCGAGCGCGCCACGTATCAGCGGAATTACAGCCCACCGTGGCGCAGGCGGCACTAGCTGACGGCGACCCAACGCCCGCCTCCAGTTCCGATCCGAGCACGGCCGCCGTGCCCGCAGAAGCTACCAGCGCCCTGGCTGCGTCGAGTTCGGTCGCAGCGGTGAGCGCCCCGCTTGCGATGCCTGCGGCGCCGAAAGTGTCGCGTCCCGGACCCACGCGGGCAGGCACGCCTACGCGCGAAGCAAAACCTGCCCCAACGACGACAGATGACCCCTATGCGCAGCGGCGTTGA
- a CDS encoding PhzF family phenazine biosynthesis protein, with product MPIPMTIVDAFTNVPFAGNPAAVCVLKEPRDGIWMQNVAREMNLSETAFVSPREDGFDLRWFTPAVEVELCGHATLASAHVLWESGRIAPDAVARFFTKSGWLEARRKDDRIELDFPALEAEPCEVPDGLAAALDVTPSACFRSRFDVLVELTAAHIVRNLVPDFRRLAAVKVRGVIVTAPASAPPHDFVSRFFAPGVGVNEDPVTGSAHCVLGPFWGERLGKQQVLGHQASMRGGDVLVDLRGDRVGLLGHAVTMLRGEFVAP from the coding sequence ATGCCCATCCCCATGACCATCGTCGACGCGTTTACGAACGTGCCGTTTGCCGGCAACCCGGCGGCGGTGTGCGTGTTGAAGGAGCCTCGTGACGGCATCTGGATGCAGAACGTTGCACGCGAGATGAACCTGTCCGAGACGGCGTTCGTCAGCCCGCGCGAGGATGGTTTCGATTTGCGCTGGTTCACGCCCGCAGTGGAAGTGGAGCTCTGTGGCCACGCGACCCTGGCGAGCGCGCACGTTCTCTGGGAATCGGGGCGTATCGCGCCTGACGCGGTTGCTAGATTCTTCACCAAGAGCGGATGGCTCGAGGCGCGACGCAAGGACGACCGAATCGAGCTGGACTTCCCCGCGCTGGAGGCCGAGCCTTGCGAAGTGCCGGACGGTCTCGCGGCGGCGCTGGATGTGACGCCGAGCGCGTGCTTCCGCAGCCGCTTCGACGTCCTGGTCGAGCTCACGGCGGCGCACATCGTGCGCAACTTGGTGCCTGACTTTCGACGGCTCGCCGCGGTGAAAGTGCGCGGCGTGATCGTCACGGCACCCGCCAGCGCGCCACCCCATGACTTCGTTTCACGCTTCTTCGCGCCGGGTGTGGGAGTCAACGAGGATCCCGTGACCGGATCGGCGCATTGCGTGCTCGGCCCGTTCTGGGGCGAGCGCCTCGGGAAGCAGCAAGTTCTCGGGCATCAAGCGTCGATGCGGGGCGGAGACGTCCTGGT